A genome region from Thalassotalea euphylliae includes the following:
- a CDS encoding DUF4381 domain-containing protein translates to MDPLAQLKDIHLPEQVTNLPIAPGWWLLLMLIIGFCIWAVLAFIRYRKVRKTQRQLLTALSSSATLESSNQLLKLALISYFPRQETASLFGRELRAFLVAALPLKKQASFEQLMPQDLSDIYQANTELSLDKFNQAIRFWLTHALPAKKHALAAANKNRDNKNTANESNVKQTMKTTTRGQDD, encoded by the coding sequence ATGGATCCGTTAGCGCAACTTAAAGATATTCACCTACCTGAGCAAGTGACTAACTTGCCGATTGCCCCCGGTTGGTGGCTACTACTGATGCTTATTATTGGCTTTTGTATTTGGGCAGTGTTGGCCTTTATTCGCTATCGTAAAGTGCGCAAAACACAGCGACAGCTTTTAACTGCATTATCAAGCTCAGCAACACTGGAAAGCAGCAATCAATTGCTAAAATTAGCGCTCATTAGTTACTTTCCACGGCAGGAAACAGCCAGCTTATTTGGCCGAGAGTTAAGAGCCTTCTTAGTTGCCGCACTGCCGTTAAAAAAACAAGCAAGCTTTGAACAACTGATGCCACAAGACCTTAGCGATATTTATCAAGCCAATACAGAGTTAAGCCTAGATAAATTTAACCAAGCCATACGCTTTTGGTTAACTCATGCACTACCTGCAAAAAAACATGCTTTAGCTGCCGCTAATAAAAACAGAGATAACAAAAACACAGCTAACGAAAGCAACGTGAAACAAACGATGAAAACAACTACTCGAGGTCAAGATGATTAG
- a CDS encoding DUF58 domain-containing protein yields MKWFSRAADTGKFAAITQTLNELQSDGLTLSIEELLRYQSKTSLIDLKASRNQQSRMSGNYLSRSKGRGMEFDEVRHYQHGDDIRAIDWRVTARTGKTHTKLYREEIERPVLVATDLSTSMLFGSQLLCKSVQAAHIAALVAWHAKARGDRLGGMVFNETSHQECKPRSRKQGVLHYLHHLVTMHAASFANQQALAARDFVSAFADNCQRLRQLAKPGSLVYLITDGHAIGSESVRHLSQLSRHCELIVCLITDPLEMALPSSDQRLNVAMTDGEQRQQVTLGDQHAAQNYQSKVDGLMAARKQLFRQAGARLLILSAGESLEQQLIDGAHQWIR; encoded by the coding sequence ATGAAGTGGTTTAGTCGCGCCGCCGACACAGGCAAGTTTGCCGCAATAACGCAAACCTTAAACGAGTTACAAAGCGATGGCCTGACGCTCAGTATTGAAGAGCTCTTGCGCTATCAAAGTAAAACCAGCTTGATTGATTTGAAAGCATCGCGCAATCAACAATCACGCATGTCTGGTAATTACTTATCGCGCAGTAAAGGCCGTGGTATGGAATTTGACGAAGTACGTCATTACCAGCACGGTGATGATATTCGGGCGATTGACTGGCGTGTAACCGCACGTACCGGAAAAACGCATACCAAGCTTTACCGTGAAGAAATAGAGCGTCCAGTGCTGGTTGCAACCGATTTAAGCACCAGCATGTTATTCGGTAGCCAACTTCTATGTAAATCAGTGCAAGCAGCGCATATTGCAGCTCTTGTCGCTTGGCATGCCAAAGCACGAGGCGACCGATTAGGTGGCATGGTATTTAACGAAACCAGTCACCAAGAATGTAAACCCCGCTCGCGCAAGCAAGGGGTATTACATTATTTGCATCACTTAGTAACCATGCATGCCGCCAGTTTTGCCAACCAGCAGGCCTTAGCTGCTCGAGATTTTGTTAGCGCGTTTGCTGACAACTGCCAGCGCCTAAGGCAGCTGGCGAAACCGGGTAGCCTGGTGTATTTAATTACCGATGGTCATGCGATTGGCAGCGAAAGTGTTCGCCATTTATCGCAATTAAGCCGCCATTGTGAGCTGATTGTCTGCTTGATCACTGATCCACTTGAAATGGCTCTGCCAAGTTCTGATCAGCGTCTTAATGTAGCAATGACAGACGGTGAGCAGCGTCAACAGGTAACCTTAGGCGATCAACACGCCGCGCAAAATTATCAATCCAAAGTTGACGGCTTAATGGCAGCGCGCAAACAGCTCTTTCGCCAAGCAGGAGCAAGGTTGCTGATCTTATCTGCGGGCGAGTCACTCGAGCAACAACTGATAGACGGAGCACACCAATGGATCCGTTAG
- a CDS encoding vWA domain-containing protein, with protein sequence MISFAWPYLLLALPLPLLVYFLPAKRQVQVAALKVPALVTGLDAGAQADTNKKLPLFVLSLVWLLLVLAASRPQWLGEPIDIPTEGREMMIAVDLSGSMRVEDMELGGSTVNRLQMLKVLLGDFIERRVGDRLGLILFGDDAYMQTPMTFDRETVGQMLDETVLGLVGQKTAIGDAIGLAVKRFEQKEESNRVLLLLTDGQNTAGRITPEQALELAVAKGITIYTIGIGADVMLQRSLFGMRQVNPSSELDEKTLTELAEQTGGRYFRARDSESMAQIYQLLDQLEPVEQDQQQMRPLTALFFWPLALAMIIALLHLLWLNLPTGRLSRDSGA encoded by the coding sequence ATGATTAGTTTTGCTTGGCCTTACTTATTATTGGCGCTGCCACTGCCACTCTTGGTGTATTTTTTACCGGCAAAGCGCCAAGTACAAGTTGCAGCCTTAAAAGTCCCTGCACTTGTCACTGGCTTAGATGCGGGTGCACAAGCGGATACCAATAAAAAACTTCCGTTATTCGTATTGTCTTTGGTTTGGCTGTTATTAGTTCTTGCCGCCAGCCGCCCCCAATGGTTAGGTGAGCCCATTGATATTCCGACCGAAGGCCGTGAAATGATGATTGCCGTTGATTTATCCGGCAGTATGCGCGTTGAAGATATGGAGCTAGGCGGCAGTACCGTGAACCGCCTGCAAATGCTTAAAGTATTACTTGGCGATTTTATTGAGCGCCGCGTTGGCGATCGCCTTGGGCTAATTTTGTTTGGTGACGATGCTTATATGCAAACCCCGATGACCTTTGATCGCGAAACCGTTGGGCAAATGCTCGATGAAACAGTACTTGGTTTAGTTGGCCAAAAAACGGCAATTGGCGATGCGATTGGCCTGGCAGTAAAACGCTTTGAGCAAAAAGAAGAGTCAAACCGCGTATTATTGCTACTCACCGATGGTCAAAATACCGCCGGAAGAATTACCCCAGAGCAAGCGCTGGAGCTAGCTGTTGCCAAAGGCATTACTATTTACACTATCGGTATTGGCGCCGATGTTATGCTGCAACGCTCGCTTTTTGGCATGCGCCAAGTTAACCCATCCAGTGAGCTAGACGAGAAAACCTTAACTGAGCTTGCGGAGCAAACAGGTGGCCGTTATTTTCGTGCTCGTGACAGCGAATCAATGGCGCAGATATATCAGTTGCTGGATCAGCTGGAGCCTGTGGAGCAAGATCAGCAACAAATGCGCCCATTAACCGCCTTGTTCTTCTGGCCGCTTGCTTTAGCAATGATTATCGCGTTACTGCATTTACTGTGGCTTAACCTGCCTACTGGCCGCTTATCCAGAGATTCGGGAGCCTAG
- a CDS encoding AAA family ATPase, with translation MTIEHFSTLKEHLSQQIIGQQNMVENLLIALLANGHLIVEGPPGLAKTRAVNALADGLEADFHRVQFTPDLLPADLTGTDIYRPEDGTFVFQSGPLFRNLVLADEINRAPAKVQSALLEAMAEGQITVGRKTYQLPELFLVMATQNPLEQEGTYPLPEAQLDRFLMHLDVSYPDAASELEILKLNRGEALKTENKPLRTLSQEEIFAAREEVLKIHMAPAVEQYIVDLIIATRQPEKYDDKLKQWLAFGASPRATIALDRCARARAWLHNRDFVSPEDVQAVVHNVLRHRLLLTYQAEAEGVTTNQVISHLLSLVAIA, from the coding sequence ATGACTATCGAGCATTTTTCAACTCTTAAAGAGCACCTATCTCAACAAATTATTGGCCAGCAAAATATGGTCGAAAACCTGTTAATCGCCTTACTCGCTAACGGTCATTTAATTGTTGAAGGCCCACCAGGCCTTGCTAAAACCCGCGCCGTAAATGCGTTAGCTGATGGCTTAGAGGCAGATTTTCACCGCGTTCAGTTTACACCCGACCTGCTTCCTGCTGATTTAACCGGTACCGATATTTACCGCCCGGAAGACGGCACCTTTGTGTTCCAGTCTGGCCCATTATTTAGAAACTTGGTACTGGCCGACGAAATCAACCGTGCGCCCGCGAAAGTGCAATCGGCACTGCTTGAGGCCATGGCTGAAGGGCAAATCACCGTTGGTCGTAAAACTTATCAATTACCCGAGCTGTTTTTGGTGATGGCAACACAAAACCCGCTAGAGCAAGAAGGTACTTACCCACTGCCTGAAGCCCAGCTTGATCGCTTTTTAATGCACCTTGATGTCAGCTACCCAGATGCCGCTAGTGAGCTAGAAATCTTAAAGCTCAACCGTGGTGAAGCATTAAAAACCGAAAACAAACCACTGCGTACCCTGTCGCAAGAGGAAATTTTTGCCGCTCGTGAAGAAGTCTTAAAAATTCATATGGCACCTGCGGTTGAGCAATATATTGTTGACTTAATTATTGCCACTCGCCAACCTGAAAAATACGACGACAAGTTAAAACAATGGTTAGCCTTTGGCGCTAGCCCACGTGCGACAATTGCCTTAGATCGCTGTGCTCGTGCCCGTGCCTGGTTGCATAATCGCGATTTTGTTAGCCCAGAAGATGTGCAAGCCGTTGTTCACAACGTGCTAAGACACAGGTTATTGCTAACTTATCAAGCTGAAGCCGAAGGCGTGACCACGAACCAAGTGATTAGTCACTTATTATCTTTGGTGGCAATCGCTTAG